A region of the Marmota flaviventris isolate mMarFla1 chromosome 3, mMarFla1.hap1, whole genome shotgun sequence genome:
GAGGTGATCTTAGGGAGCTCTCCCTAAAGCAACTGTCAGGTTATTATGCCAGCTGCCTGGTCCCCACACCTGCTCTGATTAGGCTCTCTGGTAGGACAATCCATGACTTAGAattccattttctattcttttggcCCCGAAGAAAACTTTGGGCTAGAGCTTACAAAAAAAGCACAGCAATTCCCGCTGCTTGGAACAGAGCGGTTCGCCGTTATAACAGGTCGGCAGATCCTCGACATGTTTCTGATGAGATTAGAAGCTCCTGCAGGTATGTGTTTGTGGCAGCCTTCAGCCTGTATCAACAGATTCAATGACTCATTTCTTCCCTGCTGGAATAACTGAGAGCTTGCTGGAACAcacctggggggctgggggtgctgCTGGGGAACCGACAGAGCAGTTCCCCCTGAAGAGGCGTGATTTCCAGCAGAATTTCAAGGCTTTTTTAAGGACTGGGTAGAATCTCTGGGTTTGCAATGTCCCTTCAGGGTCTTAACGGGGCCAAAGAGCAAGGGAAAGGGCAGACACAAAACGCTGAGTTAGGAGCAGCTGTGGAGGGAGAGACCTGGCCACAAAGAGGGCAAGGTGGTCTATAGCCAGGTTGAGGATTTCCACATTCTCTGTTTCTGGAGTCTGGGACTTGGGAGCACTTTTCTGGCTTGAATCTTGCAGATGAATCTGTCCAATGGGGCTCTGAGATAACTGGACCTCCCACAAGAAAGAACTTATGCAGAAAAGGACTGgactctctttctccctctggcACATACACAAGCTATAAGGCCTCAAAAGAATTGCCTTTCCAAGAGCTAAAGTCCCTGTAGCAACTTCCCACCTAGCAAAGTGTTAGAAGAGTATATCACTGCCAGGTGGGGGACTTGCTTTgtcccccacctcctccactgATGGACAGTGTCCCTGAAGCTGGAAGGTCAGCATGCACTATGCTGAGATGGTGAACAGTGTCCTCAGTCCGCCCTAGGACAGTGGCCATGGCCAAATGCCCCCTTACTTTCTGCAATCCTTCTTGGGCTGTCCACAGCCCCCAGGCCCCATGGTGAAGAGAGACTATCTGGCAGCATGGCCGACTTGCTGCCAAGAGATCAGTGCTGCAAGGCAAGGTTATTTCTAACTGAGCAGAGCCTGCCAGGAAGAAAGCATTTGCACTCCGCACCATAGTGCAGGTGTGAGGGGTGAGCTCACAGCTGCCCCCCGGGCACGCCCAGCCCACTTAATCATTCACAGCCCGACAGCTCTCCCGCCCAGCCCAGTTCTGAGGGGATAAAAAGGGGCATTGCAGTTCCTGGGGAACAGAGCCACCCACTGCGTCCTGCTGTGCTCTGTTCTCTCCAGCACCTCCTGCCCCACTAGTGCCCGGTACTCTTGCTCCACCAGGAACAAGCCATCATGTCTCGCCAGTCGAGTGTGTCCTTCCGGAGTGGGGGCAGCCGCTCCTTCAGTGCTGCTTCTGCTATCACCCCGTCTGTCTCTCGCACCAGTTTTACCTCCGTGTCCCGGTCCGGGGGTGGCGGTGGTGGCAGGGTCAGCCTTGGGGGTGTTTATGGAGCAGGTGGCTTTGGCAGCCGGAGCCTCTACAATCTGGGGGGCTCCAAGAGGATTTCCTTCAGCGCTAGCGGTGGAAGCTTCAGGAACcaatttggtggtgctggaggcGGCTTTGGCTTCAGAGGTGGAGCTGGCAGTGGATTTGGTTTTGGCGGTGGAGCTGGTGGTGGTGGCTTTGGGCTCGGTGGCGCAGCTGGCTTTGGTGGTGGTGGCTACGGGGGCGCTGGCTTCCCTGTGTGCCCCCCTGGAGGCATCCAAGAGGTCACCATCAACCAGAATCTCCTGACTCCTCTGAACCTGCAAATCGACCCCACCATCCAGCGGGTGAGGACCGAGGAGCGTGAGCAGATCAAGACCCTCAACAACAAGTTCGCCTCCTTCATCGACAAGGTAAGACATGATCCTTTCCAAAAACCTGCTGAGAATCTTGAATAAATGCcaaagaaggaggagagagggaagaatttTCAGGCTTTGTGCAAATACCTTGATGTTTTGTAGGGGTTCCCATTTGCTCCTGAGTCCTGCATTTGGGGGCCCCTTTCTTAGTTGGACTGGCAGCCAGAGCCTGATTCTCATTCAGAGGTGATCCACGAAGGGCTCCATGATTACTATTGCAGAGAGAGACAAGCTCTGTGCCCCACTGTAGCACGGCTGAGGCACAGGAAGGCAGATGTGTTCACCTGGTGGCAGCCCGAGTGCCTTCATGGCCCTCAGCACCAGGCCACCCACAGCTCCAGCCAGCTCTTCCAGGTTTTGCCTAGGCCCTGCAGGATGGACCCATCTTCCCTAGAAGAATGAGGTTGGGTACTTCACTCTGGACCTCCCTTCTGAGACCCAGGAGGGCAGGGCACATGGAAAAGTTAAGGGGACAGCAGGTGACATACAAAAGTGAAGAGAACATGGAAACAAGAAATGCaagcttttctttcttcacattctgcTCCCCTCCAGGTGCGCTTCCTGGAGCAGCAGAACAAGGTCCTGGACACCAAGTGGACCCTGCTCCAGGAGCAGGGCACCAAGACTGTGAGGCAGAGCCTGGAGCCTTTGTTCGAGCAGTACATCAACAACCTCAGGAGGCAGCTGGATGGGATCCTGGGGGAGAGAGGCCGCCTGGACTCAGAACTGAGGAACATGCAGGACCTGGTCGAGGATTTCAAGAACAAGTGAGTCAGGGGTGGGTGGAGACAAGGGCATTGATATCTTCTTTATCTTGATATCTTCTTTATCTGTACCAGATCAGTTTTGTAACCAAACTTCTGCTTATGCCTTCACTAGATGCATATACCTTCTGTAGATAGCTAcagtacttaaaaagaaaatcctagaATCCCAGTCCATGTTTAGAAAGTTCCAACCCCAGGCTAAGTTAGGCACTTAGCCAACAGTCAGAGCCACAGGCACAGCAGCCTTGATACCACCTGGTGAAATGTGCCAGCCTATCATCCTTGGTCCCTGGGCTTTCCTCCATAGTCCTCCCGAAACATACAGCATGGACTTTTGGTGGCTTCCCTTCAAAGCAAGAACTGATCATGTAACCCAATTTGGAGGCTCAAACAATTTCCTTAGTCATGTGAACCAGCTACttcagggttttgtttatgtttttaacgGCTCTGAATGCTGACAAAATCACTAGAAAAGCTGACTAGATATGATGTTGAAGGGAAACAGCATGGCTTTTCCACAGGAATAGTCTAGAAGCAACTGAATTATAGTGATAACAGACTGAGTACCTGGTAGACAGTTACAGAAATGGCAGCATCCTAATAGGTAAGGACCTTGCCCAGGGCTCACACTACCCCATCCACTCCCTTTCTGCCTATGAGATACAAGAAGTCCTTTCCAATATGAAAGTAGGCTCACATTGTACAATAAAGACCCCTCCAGTGTCCTTCATTATCTGATAAATTCTTCCTGTCCCTTTCACCACCAGGTATGAAGATGAAATCAACAAGCGTACCACCGCTGAGAATGAGTTTGTGATGCTGAAGAAGGTGTGTGTGGTGAAGGGAACCTGTAGTTTGGGGCAGTCACTCTCCTGGGGTGGAGTCATTTAAGTCAGGTGGACGTTTTGTGATGCCAAACACTCCCATTTTCCCAGGATGTGGATGCTGCCTACATGAACAAGGTGGAGCTAGAGGCCAAGGTTGATGCCCTGATGGATGAGATCAATTTCATGAAAATGTTCTTTGATGCGGTGAGAAACTtacctaaattttttttatatgcgtggttattattttttttcctcaagtttTTGTCCCCCAATAAATGGAAGATTTGAATGGAACTgacattaaaaaacacaaaatcagaTGACTGACTTCAAGTCTCCCTGCAGGAGCTGTCCCAGATGCAGACACACATCTCTGACACATCCGTGGTCCTCTCCATGGACAACAACCGCAGCCTGGACCTGGACAGCATCATCGCTGAGGTCAAGGCCCAGTATGAGGACATTGCCAACCGCAGCCGAACTGAAGCTGAGTCCTGGTACCAGACCAAGGTGGGTGCTCTGGCAAATGTCTCCGGAATGAGGGGATGGAGCTGTGTCTCAGACTCTAGGCCACGACAATGCTAAGGAGGTGGCTCCTGAGGCTTGCTGAGGCCAATTGGTTGAGTTATGGGAACAGTTATGGTTACATTTTCCATACAAAC
Encoded here:
- the Krt5 gene encoding keratin, type II cytoskeletal 5; the protein is MSRQSSVSFRSGGSRSFSAASAITPSVSRTSFTSVSRSGGGGGGRVSLGGVYGAGGFGSRSLYNLGGSKRISFSASGGSFRNQFGGAGGGFGFRGGAGSGFGFGGGAGGGGFGLGGAAGFGGGGYGGAGFPVCPPGGIQEVTINQNLLTPLNLQIDPTIQRVRTEEREQIKTLNNKFASFIDKVRFLEQQNKVLDTKWTLLQEQGTKTVRQSLEPLFEQYINNLRRQLDGILGERGRLDSELRNMQDLVEDFKNKYEDEINKRTTAENEFVMLKKDVDAAYMNKVELEAKVDALMDEINFMKMFFDAELSQMQTHISDTSVVLSMDNNRSLDLDSIIAEVKAQYEDIANRSRTEAESWYQTKYEELQQTAGRHGDDLRNTKHEISEMNRMIQRLRSEIDNVKKQCANLQNAIADAEQRGELALKDARNKLAELEEALQKAKQDMARLLREYQELMNTKLALDVEIATYRKLLEGEECRLSGEGVGPVNISVVTNSVSSGYGGGSGFGGGSGFGGGLGGGLGGGLGGGGGGSYYSSSSGGVGLGGGLSVGGSGFSASSGRGMGMGFGSGGSSGSSVKFVSTTSSSRRSFKS